One window of the Salvia splendens isolate huo1 chromosome 1, SspV2, whole genome shotgun sequence genome contains the following:
- the LOC121742421 gene encoding squalene monooxygenase SE1-like gives MVMIGQYIFGCFAASLFGFAALYNLRRKIRRDVGSNSTAAGKDECIKTSAAVSERMRQESGGDPDIIIVGAGVAGAALAYTLGKDGRRVHVIERDLTEPDRIVGELLQPGGYLKLIELGLEDCVKDIDAQQVFGYALYKDGKGTKLPYPLESFGTDVSGRSFHNGRFIQRMREKAATLPNVTLEQGTVTSLLEEDGTIRGVQYKTKKGEEITTYAPLTIVCDGCFSNLRRSLCSPQVENPSCFVGLILENCDLPHANHGHVVLGDPSPILFYPISSTEVRCLVDVPGQKVPSISNGEMAHYLKTVVAPQVPSQLHDSFIAAAEKGNIRTMPNRSMPANPRPTPGALLLGDAFNMRHPLTGGGMTVALSDIVLLRNLLRPIDNLRDGSTLCQYLESFYTLRKPVSSTINTLAEALYKVFCASPDPARKEMREACFDYLSLGGIFSTGPVSLLSGLNPRPLSLFLHFFAVAVYGVGRLLLPYPSPTKVWLGARLLSAASGIIFPIIKAEGVRQMFFPATVPAYYRSTLVN, from the exons ATGGTGATGATAGGTCAGTATATTTTTGGATGCTTCGCCGCTTCTTTGTTCGGATTCGCTGCGCTCTACAACTTGCGCCGGAAGATAAGGCGGGATGTAGGCTCCAACTCCACGGCTGCCGGAAAAGATGAATGCATTAAGACTTCTGCCGCTGTTTCCGAGCGAATGCGGCAGGAGAGCGGCGGCGACCCGGACATTATCATTGTTGGTGCGGGTGTTGCGGGGGCGGCGCTGGCTTATACCCTTGGAAAG GATGGACGTCGAGTTCATGTCATCGAAAGAGACTTGACCGAGCCAGATCGCATCGTTGGCGAACTTCTCCAGCCGGGTGGTTATTTGAAATTGATCGAGTTAGGCCTTGAAG ATTGTGTGAAAGATATTGATGCTCAACAAGTTTTTGGATATGCTCTTTACAAGGACGGTAAAGGCACCAAGTTACCTTACCCCTTGGAGAGCTTTGGCACCGATGTCTCCGGCAGAAGCTTCCACAATGGCCGTTTTATCCAGAGGATGAGAGAAAAGGCTGCAACACTTCCAAA TGTAACGCTTGAACAAGGCACAGTGACGTCGTTGCTTGAAGAAGATGGAACTATTAGAGGTGTGCAATACAAGACCAAGAAAGGCGAAGAGATCACTACTTATGCTCCTCTTACCATTGTTTGCGATGGATGTTTTTCAAACCTGAGGCGATCTCTCTGTTCTCCTCAG GTGGAGAACCCCTCGTGTTTTGTCGGTCTGATCTTGGAAAACTGTGATCTCCCACATGCTAATCATGGACATGTTGTACTTGGAGATCCTTCGCCTATTCTGTTTTATCCCATTAGCAGCACCGAGGTACGATGCTTGGTCGATGTTCCTGGGCAAAAGGTTCCATCCATTTCCAACGGTGAAATGGCACACTATCTGAAAACTGTGGTGGCTCCTCAG GTTCCTTCTCAGCTGCATGATTCATTTATTGCTGCTGCCGAGAAAGGGAACATAAGGACCATGCCAAACAGAAGCATGCCAGCAAATCCACGTCCCACCCCTGGCGCGCTTTTGTTGGGAGATGCATTCAACATGCGCCACCCTTTAACCGGTGGAGGAATGACGGTGGCCCTATCCGATATTGTTCTCCTACGCAATCTTCTTAGGCCTATTGACAATTTGCGTGATGGATCCACGCTCTGCCAATATCTTGAATCCTTCTACACCCTCAGAAAG CCAGTGTCATCTACCATCAACACATTGGCTGAAGCGCTCTACAAAGTTTTCTGTGCTTCACCTGATCCAGCAAGGAAGGAAATGCGCGAGGCTTGTTTTGATTACCTTAGCCTCGGAGGCATTTTCTCAACTGGTCCCGTCTCCTTACTTTCTGGTTTAAACCCGCGCCCTTTGAGCCTCTTTCTCCACTTCTTTGCGGTGGCTGTCTATGGTGTTGGTCGATTGCTACTTCCATACCCTTCGCCTACCAAGGTCTGGTTGGGAGCCAGATTGCTTTCG GCAGCATCTGGAATAATTTTCCCAATTATTAAAGCAGAAGGCGTTCGACAAATGTTCTTCCCTGCTACAGTGCCAGCATACTACAGATCAACCCTTGTTAATTAG
- the LOC121742412 gene encoding histone H3.2: protein MARTKQTARKSTGGKAPRKQLATKAARKSAPATGGVKKPHRFRPGTVALREIRKYQKSTELLIRKLPFQRLVREIAQDFKTDLRFQSSAVAALQEAAEAYLVGLFEDTNLCAIHAKRVTIMPKDIQLARRIRGERA, encoded by the exons ATGGCTCGCACAAAACAGACCGCCCGCAAATCTACTGGTGGAAAGGCGCCGCGTAAGCAGCTGGCGACCAAAGCCGCTAGAAAATCCGCTCCGGCAACCGGTGGAGTGAAGAAGCCCCACCGCTTCCGCCCTGGCACCGTCGCTCTACGTGAGATACGCAAGTATCAGAAATCTACGGAGCTCTTGATCCGCAAACTTCCGTTCCAGAGACTTGTTCGCGAGATAGCGCAGG atttcaaaactgATCTGAGGTTCCAGAGTTCTGCGGTTGCGGCACTTCAGGAAGCAGCCGAGGCGTACCTCGTCGGATTGTTTGAGGATACAAATCTCTGCGCCATCCATGCGAAGAGAGTGACTATTATGCCCAAAGATATCCAGCTGGCCAGGAGAATTAGGGGTGAGAGGGCGTAG